The Croceicoccus marinus genome contains a region encoding:
- a CDS encoding heme exporter protein CcmB, giving the protein MWLAILRRDLALLLTGGGRRGGALLPVLFFLSVAILLPFAIGPDTRMLARTGGGIVWVAALLASILPLDRLVEPDLESGFFDQWALRGLAEEWTISARIAAHWLTFAPLLMLAVLPAAALFSLGGDQLWRVELGLLAGTPGLAALGVMIAAITAGLRGGAALGGLLLLPMAVPILIFGAGGLQAGGQGGIALAGAVSLLLVAVAPFAAGAAIRAARE; this is encoded by the coding sequence ATGTGGCTGGCGATATTGCGCCGCGATCTGGCGCTGCTGCTGACGGGCGGCGGGCGCCGCGGCGGCGCGCTGCTGCCGGTGCTGTTCTTCCTGTCGGTCGCGATCCTGCTGCCCTTTGCCATCGGGCCGGATACGCGGATGCTGGCGCGCACGGGCGGCGGCATCGTGTGGGTCGCGGCGCTGCTTGCCAGCATATTGCCGCTGGACCGGCTGGTCGAACCCGACCTCGAAAGCGGCTTCTTCGACCAATGGGCGCTGCGCGGCCTGGCCGAGGAATGGACGATAAGCGCGCGCATCGCCGCGCACTGGCTGACCTTTGCGCCGCTGCTGATGCTGGCGGTGCTGCCTGCGGCGGCCCTGTTCAGCCTTGGCGGCGACCAGCTATGGCGCGTGGAGCTGGGCCTGCTGGCGGGGACGCCGGGGCTGGCGGCACTGGGCGTGATGATCGCGGCGATCACCGCGGGCCTACGCGGCGGCGCGGCATTGGGCGGGCTGCTGCTGCTGCCGATGGCGGTGCCGATCCTGATCTTCGGCGCGGGCGGGCTGCAGGCGGGCGGGCAGGGCGGCATCGCACTGGCGGGGGCGGTCAGCCTGCTGCTGGTCGCGGTCGCGCCGTTCGCGGCGGGGGCTGCCATTCGCGCGGCGCGTGAATAG
- the ccmA gene encoding heme ABC exporter ATP-binding protein CcmA, producing MEPAARQPECSIGAARLSCVRGDRMLFAGLSLQLSAGEALQLAGPNGSGKSSLMRMLGGLLRPFSGEVAHQGRIALLDERPALDAHLPLGRALAFWARCDRVPAGRLYEVAGATGIADLLDVPVRYLSTGQRKRAALARTIAAGAPIWLLDEPLNGLDTASVAMVEQLAARHCADGGICIAASHQPIALPGGQVLNVADFAQ from the coding sequence ATGGAACCCGCCGCACGCCAGCCGGAATGCTCGATAGGGGCCGCACGCCTGTCCTGCGTACGCGGCGACCGGATGCTGTTCGCAGGACTGTCGCTGCAATTGTCCGCGGGCGAGGCGCTGCAACTGGCGGGCCCGAACGGCAGCGGCAAGTCCAGTCTGATGCGCATGCTGGGGGGATTGCTGCGGCCCTTTTCGGGCGAGGTCGCGCACCAGGGCCGGATCGCGCTGCTGGACGAACGGCCCGCGCTGGACGCGCATCTGCCGCTGGGCCGCGCGCTGGCGTTCTGGGCACGCTGCGACCGCGTTCCGGCGGGACGCCTTTATGAAGTGGCAGGCGCCACCGGCATCGCAGACCTGCTCGACGTGCCGGTGCGCTATCTTTCCACCGGGCAGCGCAAGCGCGCGGCGCTGGCCCGCACGATTGCCGCCGGCGCGCCGATCTGGCTGCTGGACGAACCTCTCAACGGCCTCGACACCGCGTCGGTCGCCATGGTCGAGCAGCTGGCCGCGCGCCACTGCGCCGACGGCGGCATCTGCATAGCCGCGTCGCACCAGCCGATTGCGCTGCCCGGCGGACAGGTGCTGAATGTCGCGGACTTCGCGCAGTGA
- a CDS encoding 4a-hydroxytetrahydrobiopterin dehydratase, which produces MVARLTDTEISAALNELPQWQLREDGLAITRTLKFGDFAEAFGFMTRVAILAEKADHHPEWFNVYNRVEITLTTHHADGLSQRDVALARQIDASA; this is translated from the coding sequence ATGGTCGCCCGATTGACCGACACCGAAATCAGCGCCGCGCTGAATGAGCTGCCGCAATGGCAATTGCGCGAGGATGGGCTTGCCATCACCCGCACGCTGAAATTCGGCGACTTCGCCGAGGCATTCGGTTTCATGACGCGCGTCGCGATCCTGGCCGAGAAAGCGGACCACCACCCCGAATGGTTCAACGTCTACAACCGGGTTGAGATCACGCTGACCACCCACCACGCCGACGGGCTGTCGCAGCGCGACGTGGCGCTGGCGCGGCAGATCGACGCCTCGGCCTGA
- a CDS encoding DNA-3-methyladenine glycosylase family protein, with the protein MGLTIAQIRTGLDAIAAREPRWAQALELHGYPEERIRPTGYRTLLRTIIGQQVSVASADSVWRKLTGHLGEEIAPADLLASSFDDLRACGMSRQKQGYARSLCELVASGELDLDSLPEDDAEAIAQLTRIKGIGRWSAEIYLLFAEGRPDIWPAGDLAVQIAVGRLADLPERPSERLTRALAEPWRPYRGAAAIFAWHTYNSATL; encoded by the coding sequence GTGGGACTGACAATTGCCCAGATTCGCACAGGGCTGGACGCGATCGCCGCGCGCGAACCGCGCTGGGCACAGGCGCTGGAGCTGCACGGCTATCCCGAAGAGCGCATCCGTCCCACCGGCTATCGCACCTTGCTGCGGACGATCATCGGGCAGCAGGTGTCGGTCGCTTCGGCCGATTCGGTGTGGCGCAAGCTGACCGGCCATCTGGGAGAGGAGATCGCGCCGGCCGATCTGCTGGCATCCAGCTTCGACGATCTGCGCGCCTGCGGCATGTCCCGCCAGAAGCAGGGCTATGCCCGCTCGCTGTGCGAACTGGTCGCGAGCGGCGAACTCGACCTCGATTCGCTGCCGGAGGATGACGCGGAGGCCATCGCCCAGCTGACCCGGATCAAGGGCATCGGTCGCTGGTCTGCGGAAATCTATTTGCTGTTTGCCGAAGGGCGGCCCGACATCTGGCCGGCCGGCGACCTGGCGGTGCAGATCGCGGTGGGCCGGCTGGCGGACCTGCCCGAACGGCCAAGCGAGCGGCTGACCCGCGCGCTGGCCGAACCGTGGCGCCCCTATCGCGGCGCGGCGGCGATCTTCGCGTGGCACACCTATAACAGCGCCACGCTATAG
- a CDS encoding 2Fe-2S iron-sulfur cluster-binding protein yields MPSITVVNREGEERSVEADIGLSVMEVIRDNGFDELLALCGGCCSCATCHVFVDEGFKGKLPEMSEDEDDLLDSSDHRKDNSRLSCQIPVSAELDGMRVQIAPED; encoded by the coding sequence ATGCCCAGCATCACCGTAGTGAACCGCGAAGGTGAAGAACGCAGCGTCGAGGCCGATATCGGCCTGAGCGTGATGGAAGTCATTCGCGACAACGGTTTCGATGAACTGCTGGCGCTGTGCGGCGGCTGCTGCTCGTGCGCGACCTGCCATGTTTTCGTCGACGAAGGCTTCAAGGGCAAGCTGCCCGAAATGTCCGAGGACGAGGATGACCTCCTCGACAGTTCGGACCACCGCAAGGACAATTCGCGCCTGTCGTGCCAGATCCCCGTCAGCGCAGAGCTGGACGGAATGCGCGTGCAGATCGCGCCCGAAGACTGA
- the map gene encoding type I methionyl aminopeptidase — MTEYMTVDETDMLPRDGTIKLHGAAGFEGMRKAGRLAAQILDAMVDVVQPGVTTAEIDRKVREMTLDAGAVPATLGYRGYTHSCCISINHVVCHGIPGDRQVKDGDILNIDVTPLLDGWHGDTSRMYLAGDVSLKARKLVQVTYECLQIGIDLARPGARLGDIGSAIQRHAERQRYGVVRDFCGHGLGRLFHDAPEVVHAGRPNTGPELRPGMFFTIEPMINLGKPAVKLLDDGWTAVTRDRSLSAQFEHSIGITEDGCEIFTLSPEGLDAPPYRD, encoded by the coding sequence ATGACCGAATATATGACCGTTGACGAAACCGACATGCTGCCGCGTGACGGCACGATCAAGCTGCACGGCGCCGCCGGCTTCGAAGGCATGCGCAAGGCCGGGCGCCTTGCCGCGCAGATCCTGGACGCGATGGTGGACGTGGTGCAGCCCGGCGTGACCACGGCCGAGATCGACCGCAAGGTGCGCGAGATGACGCTGGATGCTGGCGCGGTACCCGCGACTTTGGGCTATCGCGGCTATACGCATAGCTGCTGCATCTCGATCAATCACGTCGTGTGCCATGGCATTCCCGGCGACCGGCAGGTGAAGGATGGCGACATCCTGAACATCGACGTGACCCCGCTGCTGGACGGCTGGCACGGCGATACCAGCCGCATGTATCTGGCGGGCGACGTTTCGCTGAAGGCGAGGAAGCTGGTGCAGGTGACCTACGAATGCCTGCAGATCGGCATCGACCTCGCCCGCCCCGGCGCGCGGCTGGGCGACATCGGCTCGGCCATCCAGCGCCATGCGGAGCGGCAGCGTTACGGCGTGGTGCGCGATTTCTGCGGGCACGGCCTTGGCCGCCTGTTCCACGACGCGCCCGAAGTGGTGCACGCGGGCCGTCCCAACACCGGCCCCGAATTGCGCCCCGGCATGTTCTTCACGATCGAGCCGATGATCAACCTGGGCAAGCCCGCGGTGAAGCTGCTCGACGATGGCTGGACGGCGGTGACGCGCGACCGGTCGCTATCCGCGCAGTTCGAACATTCGATCGGCATTACCGAGGACGGGTGCGAGATCTTCACCCTCAGCCCCGAAGGGCTCGACGCTCCGCCCTATCGCGACTGA
- a CDS encoding PdaC/SigV domain-containing protein, translating to MAIALAPLALLAACGHEDMPEQLAGRTAADAPPVREAPATRQPDAQTAEAQAVSIADSTDDYEFSYGWPPAVAAIPALAAYMQDESDRRLAKLRQEAADWQVEGDQRGFDAPPQSFSKEWKVVSDLPRFLSLSADIHTYSGGAHGMSVSDALVWDRQERKAVKPADMFVSAGSLDRAAQARFCEELDRQRARKRGEPVMSGSGSFSDCIAPSANSTVILGSASGQAFDRVGFLVPPYNAGPYAEGDYEVTLPVDAALIDAVKPEYQRFFTPAG from the coding sequence ATGGCGATTGCACTTGCTCCGCTCGCGCTGCTGGCGGCATGCGGGCATGAGGACATGCCCGAGCAGCTTGCAGGCCGGACCGCCGCCGACGCGCCCCCCGTCAGGGAAGCGCCTGCTACGCGGCAGCCCGACGCGCAGACCGCCGAGGCGCAAGCGGTGTCCATCGCCGACAGCACCGACGACTATGAGTTCAGCTATGGCTGGCCCCCGGCCGTTGCCGCCATCCCCGCGCTGGCTGCTTATATGCAGGACGAAAGCGACCGGCGGCTCGCCAAACTGCGGCAGGAAGCCGCCGATTGGCAGGTCGAAGGCGACCAGCGCGGCTTCGACGCGCCGCCGCAAAGCTTTTCCAAGGAATGGAAAGTGGTAAGTGACCTGCCGCGCTTCCTGTCGCTGTCCGCCGACATCCATACCTATTCGGGCGGCGCGCATGGGATGAGCGTTTCGGACGCGCTGGTCTGGGACCGGCAGGAACGCAAGGCGGTCAAGCCGGCGGACATGTTCGTGTCCGCAGGATCGCTCGACCGCGCGGCGCAGGCGCGTTTCTGCGAGGAACTGGACCGCCAGCGCGCCCGCAAGCGCGGCGAGCCGGTGATGAGCGGCAGCGGCAGTTTCAGCGATTGCATCGCCCCGTCGGCAAACAGCACGGTCATACTGGGTTCGGCATCCGGCCAGGCGTTCGACCGCGTCGGCTTCCTGGTGCCGCCCTATAACGCGGGCCCCTATGCCGAGGGCGATTACGAGGTGACGCTGCCCGTCGATGCCGCGCTGATCGATGCGGTAAAGCCTGAATATCAGCGCTTCTTCACCCCCGCCGGCTGA
- a CDS encoding leucyl aminopeptidase family protein, which produces MTEKTALIQPDRGQDAIPVHLVNKDGFDDWAKTLSGPQRAALKAQGFSGKGYQTAIVPDSDAAGAGWFAVGGVANPDELSSWCMARLAEKLPAGTYRRAGAEPGPALFGWQTAQYRFTRYREDKDAEGPRILLTGDVAQIDEAIAEAEAAWLVRDMVNTPAEDMGPEAIEAEVVRIAKAFDAEVNVTRGDALESGYPMVHAVGRAAARAHAPRLIELEWGPKDAPRVAIVGKGVTFDSGGLDVKSSAGMLLMKKDMGGSAHALALAKLVMERGLKVRLHLVIPAVENAISGNAFRPGDVLASRKGLTVEITNTDAEGRLILGDALTRASEEAPELILDFATLTGAARVALGPDLPALFTRRDATSDDLVSAGRGHDDAVWRLPLEETYRDMLKSDIADIANSASGGFAGATTAALFLDRFVADDIEWAHFDTFAWRPSAKPGRPKGGAALGLRAAWHMLKARYGR; this is translated from the coding sequence ATGACCGAAAAGACTGCGCTGATCCAGCCCGATCGCGGACAGGACGCGATCCCCGTCCATCTCGTCAACAAGGACGGTTTCGACGACTGGGCCAAGACCCTGTCGGGCCCGCAACGCGCCGCGCTGAAGGCGCAGGGCTTCAGCGGCAAGGGTTACCAGACCGCCATCGTACCCGACAGCGATGCCGCAGGTGCCGGCTGGTTCGCGGTCGGCGGCGTCGCCAATCCCGATGAGCTGTCGAGCTGGTGCATGGCCAGGCTGGCCGAGAAACTGCCCGCAGGCACCTATCGCCGCGCTGGCGCTGAGCCAGGCCCCGCCCTGTTCGGCTGGCAGACCGCGCAATATCGCTTCACCCGCTACCGCGAGGACAAGGACGCCGAGGGGCCGCGCATCCTGCTGACCGGCGACGTGGCGCAGATCGACGAAGCCATCGCCGAGGCCGAGGCCGCATGGCTGGTCCGCGACATGGTCAACACTCCCGCCGAGGACATGGGGCCCGAGGCGATCGAGGCCGAGGTAGTCCGCATCGCCAAGGCTTTCGATGCCGAGGTCAATGTCACCCGCGGCGACGCGCTGGAGAGCGGCTATCCGATGGTGCATGCCGTCGGCCGCGCCGCCGCACGCGCCCATGCGCCGCGCCTGATCGAGCTGGAATGGGGCCCTAAGGACGCACCGCGCGTCGCCATCGTCGGCAAGGGCGTGACCTTCGATTCGGGCGGTCTCGACGTGAAGAGCAGCGCGGGCATGCTGCTGATGAAGAAGGACATGGGCGGATCGGCCCATGCGCTCGCCCTGGCGAAGCTGGTGATGGAGCGCGGGCTGAAGGTCCGGCTTCACCTGGTGATCCCCGCGGTCGAGAACGCGATCTCGGGCAACGCATTCCGCCCGGGTGACGTGCTCGCCTCGCGCAAGGGACTGACGGTCGAGATCACCAATACCGACGCCGAGGGCCGCCTGATCCTGGGCGACGCCCTGACCCGCGCGAGCGAGGAAGCGCCCGAGCTGATCCTGGATTTTGCCACTCTGACCGGAGCGGCGCGCGTGGCGCTGGGACCGGACCTGCCCGCGCTGTTCACCCGCCGGGACGCGACGTCGGACGACCTCGTCTCCGCAGGCAGGGGGCATGACGACGCGGTATGGCGCCTTCCGCTGGAGGAAACCTATCGCGACATGCTGAAGAGCGACATCGCCGATATCGCCAATTCGGCCAGCGGCGGCTTTGCCGGGGCGACCACGGCGGCACTGTTCCTTGACCGATTTGTCGCGGACGACATCGAATGGGCGCATTTCGATACATTCGCGTGGCGCCCCAGTGCCAAGCCCGGGCGCCCCAAGGGCGGCGCCGCGCTGGGCCTGCGCGCGGCATGGCACATGCTGAAGGCGCGCTATGGCCGCTAA
- a CDS encoding SH3 domain-containing protein — protein MTDPAASIPAGRSFPLSGASTRFDPAHTPVRGDLAHVLLAGKVFVPHYSVPMPHAALQATPVYEKAAMDAQPVGALVEGGVFDVLDMAGGWAWGVIAAGDAAGADPLAFGPVGYVPLELLKVC, from the coding sequence TTGACCGACCCTGCCGCCAGTATTCCCGCCGGACGCTCCTTTCCGCTTTCGGGCGCCAGCACCCGTTTCGACCCGGCCCATACGCCCGTGCGGGGCGATCTTGCCCATGTGCTGCTGGCAGGGAAGGTCTTCGTACCGCATTATTCGGTGCCGATGCCGCATGCGGCCCTGCAGGCGACGCCGGTCTATGAAAAGGCCGCGATGGACGCGCAGCCGGTAGGCGCTCTGGTCGAAGGCGGCGTGTTCGACGTGCTCGACATGGCGGGCGGCTGGGCGTGGGGCGTGATCGCCGCCGGGGATGCGGCAGGCGCCGATCCGCTGGCATTCGGCCCGGTCGGCTATGTTCCGCTCGAATTGTTGAAGGTCTGCTGA
- the argC gene encoding N-acetyl-gamma-glutamyl-phosphate reductase yields MMTSVFIDGAAGTTGLEIAERLSGRSELSLVILPDDRRKDDAARAEALNDCDIAVLCLPDDAARAAVAMIRNNRTRVIDASTAHRVAEGWTYGFAELVGHDTVAQARFVANPGCYPTGFLALIAPLVRAGLLPADWPYTVNAASGYSGGGKALIEHFESARASGQGIAFRAYGLAMGHKHVSEMKVLAGLSHEPLFAPSVVDGYRGMVVEVPLPLAAMQAPAGPDRLRDALAEFYAGSPLVGVSTASPSEILLHSDMPASDRLELFVFGSSDGAQARLVARLDNLGKGAGGAAVQNLNLMAGLPEIQGARLTPLG; encoded by the coding sequence CTGATGACGAGCGTCTTCATCGACGGGGCCGCGGGCACCACCGGCCTCGAGATTGCCGAGCGGCTGTCGGGCCGCAGCGAATTGTCGCTGGTGATCCTGCCCGACGACAGGCGCAAGGACGATGCCGCGCGGGCCGAGGCGCTCAACGATTGCGACATCGCCGTGCTGTGCCTGCCCGACGATGCGGCGCGCGCCGCGGTGGCGATGATCCGCAACAATCGGACCCGCGTGATCGACGCCTCTACCGCGCACCGCGTGGCGGAGGGCTGGACCTATGGTTTCGCCGAGCTGGTCGGGCATGACACCGTGGCGCAGGCGCGCTTCGTCGCCAATCCGGGATGCTATCCCACCGGCTTCCTCGCCCTGATCGCGCCGCTGGTGCGCGCCGGGCTGCTGCCCGCGGACTGGCCCTACACCGTCAATGCGGCGTCGGGCTATTCCGGCGGCGGCAAGGCGCTGATCGAGCATTTCGAGAGCGCCAGGGCCAGCGGGCAGGGCATCGCGTTTCGCGCCTATGGCCTTGCGATGGGGCACAAGCACGTTTCCGAGATGAAGGTGCTGGCGGGACTGTCGCACGAACCGCTGTTCGCACCCTCGGTCGTCGACGGGTATCGCGGCATGGTGGTTGAGGTTCCGCTGCCGCTGGCCGCGATGCAGGCTCCGGCCGGACCCGACCGGCTGCGCGATGCGCTGGCCGAGTTCTATGCGGGCAGCCCGCTGGTCGGCGTCTCCACCGCGTCGCCTTCCGAAATCCTGCTGCATAGCGACATGCCGGCCAGCGACCGCCTCGAACTCTTCGTGTTCGGATCTTCCGATGGGGCCCAGGCGCGTCTGGTCGCCCGGCTGGACAATCTGGGTAAGGGCGCGGGCGGTGCCGCGGTGCAGAACCTGAACCTGATGGCCGGCCTTCCCGAAATACAGGGAGCGCGGCTTACCCCGCTGGGCTGA
- a CDS encoding P-II family nitrogen regulator, whose product MKKVEAIIKPFKLDEVKEALHEVGVSGITVTEAKGFGRQKGHTELYRGAEYVVDFLPKVKLEVVVPSETVDRVIEAIVNAAQTGRIGDGKIFVSPIETAIRIRTGELNADAI is encoded by the coding sequence GTGAAAAAGGTCGAGGCGATTATCAAGCCGTTCAAGCTGGACGAGGTGAAGGAAGCCCTGCACGAGGTGGGCGTCTCTGGCATCACCGTGACCGAGGCGAAGGGTTTCGGCCGGCAGAAAGGCCACACCGAACTCTATCGCGGTGCCGAATATGTCGTCGACTTCCTGCCCAAGGTGAAACTCGAAGTCGTCGTTCCCAGCGAAACCGTCGACCGCGTGATCGAGGCGATCGTGAACGCCGCGCAGACGGGTCGCATCGGCGACGGCAAGATCTTCGTCTCGCCCATCGAGACCGCGATCCGCATCCGCACCGGCGAACTGAACGCCGACGCGATCTGA
- the glnA gene encoding type I glutamate--ammonia ligase has protein sequence MASAKDILKRIKDEEIEWVDLRFTDPKGKWQHLQMLAAPLDEDALEQGLMFDGSSIEGWKAINESDMILKPDLDAAYVDPFSATPMLVLFCDIVEPSTGELYARDPRSTAKRAESFLKSTGLGDTVYVGPEPEFFMFDDVRFYDGYDGSGFKIDDIELPGNTNKEYEAGNLGHRPRAKGGYFPVPPVDSCMDIRAEMVSTMVEMGLPMDKHHHEVASAQHELGITFGTLTQTADRVQIYKYVVQMVAQAYGKTATFMPKPIKADNGSGMHTHMSIWDNGKPTFAGNGYAGLSDNCLYYIGGVIKHAKALNAFTNPTTNSYKRLVPGFEAPVLLAYSARNRSASCRIPYGAGEKAKRVEFRFPDPLANPYLSFAALLMAGIDGIKNKIHPGDAMDKNLYDLPPAELAEVPTVCGSLREALMALEADHQFLLEGGVFSKDQIDAYAELKWEEVLRFETTPSPVEYDMYYSA, from the coding sequence ATGGCCTCTGCAAAGGACATCCTGAAAAGGATCAAGGACGAGGAGATCGAATGGGTCGATCTGCGCTTCACCGACCCCAAGGGCAAGTGGCAGCACCTTCAGATGCTCGCCGCCCCGCTTGACGAGGACGCGCTCGAGCAGGGCCTGATGTTCGACGGTTCGTCGATCGAGGGCTGGAAGGCCATCAACGAATCCGACATGATCCTGAAGCCCGACCTCGACGCGGCCTATGTCGATCCGTTCTCGGCGACCCCGATGCTGGTGCTGTTCTGCGACATCGTCGAACCCTCGACCGGTGAGCTTTACGCCCGCGACCCGCGCTCGACCGCCAAGCGCGCCGAATCCTTCCTGAAGAGCACAGGTCTGGGCGACACCGTCTACGTCGGCCCGGAGCCCGAGTTCTTCATGTTCGACGACGTGCGTTTCTATGACGGCTACGACGGTTCGGGCTTCAAGATCGACGACATCGAGCTGCCCGGCAATACGAACAAGGAATACGAAGCCGGCAATTTGGGCCACCGCCCGCGCGCCAAGGGCGGCTATTTCCCCGTGCCGCCGGTCGACAGCTGCATGGACATCCGCGCCGAAATGGTCTCGACCATGGTGGAAATGGGCCTGCCCATGGACAAGCACCACCACGAGGTCGCCTCGGCCCAGCACGAGCTTGGCATCACCTTCGGCACGCTGACGCAGACCGCCGACCGCGTGCAGATCTACAAGTATGTGGTGCAGATGGTGGCGCAGGCTTACGGCAAGACCGCGACCTTCATGCCCAAGCCGATCAAGGCCGACAACGGCAGCGGCATGCACACCCACATGTCGATCTGGGACAACGGCAAGCCGACCTTCGCGGGCAATGGCTATGCCGGCCTGTCGGACAACTGCCTGTATTACATCGGCGGCGTCATCAAGCACGCCAAGGCGCTGAACGCCTTCACCAACCCGACCACCAACAGCTACAAGCGCCTGGTGCCCGGCTTCGAGGCGCCCGTGCTGCTCGCCTATTCGGCGCGTAACCGGTCGGCTTCGTGCCGTATCCCCTATGGCGCGGGCGAAAAGGCGAAGCGTGTCGAGTTCCGCTTCCCCGATCCGCTGGCGAACCCCTATCTGTCGTTCGCCGCACTGCTGATGGCGGGCATCGACGGGATCAAGAACAAGATCCACCCCGGCGACGCCATGGACAAGAACCTCTATGACCTGCCCCCGGCAGAGCTGGCCGAGGTTCCGACCGTCTGCGGCTCGCTGCGCGAAGCCCTGATGGCGCTGGAAGCCGATCACCAGTTCCTGCTGGAAGGCGGCGTGTTCTCGAAGGACCAGATCGACGCCTATGCCGAACTGAAGTGGGAGGAAGTGCTGCGCTTCGAGACCACTCCCAGCCCGGTCGAATACGACATGTACTACAGCGCGTAA
- a CDS encoding fasciclin domain-containing protein: protein MRNRTVLKGVLLLALAGALAACSDEPQAETPQDEVGNETLAAAMAGNDDVSSMSRALQETGLAQVFDGSAAYTVLAPSNDALGALEQEQALNDEEHRALLAAVLREHVLPGALTPEDIENAIEVQNGAVSIQTMGDGTMRFAMDGEQLTVTDQNGRSANISGDAILASNGVVIPIDGVLKTP from the coding sequence ATGCGTAACCGAACGGTCCTTAAAGGCGTTCTCCTGCTGGCGCTAGCCGGGGCACTGGCCGCCTGCTCGGACGAACCGCAGGCCGAAACGCCTCAGGACGAAGTCGGTAATGAAACGCTGGCGGCGGCGATGGCGGGCAACGACGATGTCTCGTCGATGAGCAGGGCGCTGCAGGAAACCGGGTTGGCGCAGGTATTCGACGGCAGTGCCGCCTATACGGTGCTCGCTCCCAGCAATGATGCGCTGGGAGCTCTGGAGCAGGAGCAGGCGCTGAACGACGAGGAGCATCGCGCGCTGCTGGCAGCGGTGCTGCGCGAGCACGTGCTCCCCGGCGCGCTGACGCCCGAGGATATCGAAAACGCGATCGAGGTGCAGAACGGCGCGGTGTCGATCCAGACGATGGGCGACGGCACCATGCGCTTTGCGATGGACGGCGAGCAGCTGACCGTCACGGACCAGAACGGCCGGAGCGCGAATATCAGCGGGGATGCGATCCTGGCCAGCAACGGCGTTGTCATTCCGATCGACGGCGTGCTGAAAACGCCCTGA